ACACACTCATATCCACGTGCATGTAACTGTCGAattgttgatttgtttctttttaaataaaaaaaaagtcgtATTTTAAAGCTTCTTTGATGAaagttcgcgcaaagttacacgagggctatctgctatttAGCAGTgatagcctagagggaaggcaactagtcaataccacccaccatcaaatctcaggctactctcttaccaatgaatagtaggtcCGTCGCACTGTAATGATCACACGGcggtgacgggaattcgaacccctcATTCTCtaagattacgattcgagtaccttaaccagCAGATCACTAATTTTTTTACAGTTCTCGTTTGAGCTGATTTTTTGCTGTATCGgagtatctttgtgtttaacattcctcagtttttaactgttttaacttattattaactctAAAACACGTGAGTCACAGAACATAATGCTGCAGTGCCTGAGTATTGTACGTGACACAGAGCTCGGTTTACTCCATATACAGTTGATGCACGTGAACGTGGCAAAAGGAAATGGTTGGTTTACTTTGACGTACGGGATTGGAAGAGAGCTTTACACGTGACGCTCAGAACGAATCATGATAGGCTGAATTCCCTTCACTCGAGAGAAAATGTAAACCTACGAtaactaaaacaatttttcattacCTATTATAACGACtttcgaaaaaaaaacattattcaaataagcgtatctataaatataactaaaatacttaaaacataaaaaaggcTAAGATAGAAAACAAGTAGTCTGACAGTGGCGAaacttatagcgctaaaattGCGGGTTCCATTCCCGCTGTGGAAACAACGTAGATGGCTCATTATGTGACTCTGCACTACAATCAAAATAAACGATTTCAAATAAAATTGAACTTGGGTATTATAAGTTAGAGCATTCTTTACAACTCTTCAAAATTACCTGTATTTATCCCGCTTGTGGCGAGGTACGAATGTTTTAGATGCTAAAATggcaaaaataatgaaaactggtATACCATGATCATAGAATAcggttttgaataaataaaacaatgaaataactcAAATATTATAACAAGATGGTACTTTGACTTTTATATTTCCATCCACAGAACAACTCTGTAGAGGAACGTCCAAACACAAACGTCCAAATGTTTGTACGGTCACATAAATAGCAAGATATAAGGTTGTCGTGTTACAGCACCGACATATTTTACAGAGCAACGTGAACGCGCGTGAAAAGGATGTTTCTCGAGAACTCGTTTGTTgggtttaaaaattgtattttctattACCAGGGTTATGAAACTAATATACAGCCGCGCGTGTTGGAGATTACATTCCAACGAATTTCTTTGATATATTAGGATTTAAACTATTACACACCTAATTTAAGTGGCGCCTTTTTAGTCTAGGAGATTACTAatgatattttaatcattatatagTTGATCTTGCTTTAAAACACTTAGCACGTGACAATACCTCTGGTGACGTTATTTcaataatgtaactgttttcGAAGTTtcttagataaaatattttgcatatatttattaacactgtaCGCAAAAGGTTCTCATTAGAACTATATCTGAAGCGCTTTGGTTTGAGCATGAAGCGATAACTGTAAGGGCTTTAaaatagaatgttattaaatcCATAGATAACGTTACTTTAAACACTGTTGTGAATTGTGTAATGTATTATATTGATTTCTGATTTCATTCGTCGTTTTGCTATTTCAGAAACTTACTCACATTATATACTTAGTTCCTCTATAACATTGGTTCTGTTCTGGACACtttcttttattaacttttaaggCTTTTTAACATAAAGATTTATTAAAGTCACGATGtttcattttcttgtttttgtacgAAATAGAGACAATAGGAGTTACAAACTTTTAGGCTTAGCTAAAACAACTACATCTGGATTACGTACAGTGTCACACGTATTGCGATTGTCTGTTTTGTGAGGCTAATGATTGGCTAACATGAGAACAGGTACACTTATTGTTATATAAACCATCTCCTCCATTCAGCGTTGCATTTTGTAAGTGCTAATCAAACCTATCGTATAAATCTAATACAAAATTCTAAACCAATCACCTTCAGACATTATATCCTATAGCTTCCAAGCCCTTTTGCAATTTCATGGTAAGCAAGCTAGGAAACAGCTGACAGGAAAATACAGACAACGATTTATCACAGTGATTCcgatatgtttataatataaaagtaaagctCTAATATCAAAATTAATCAGCGAAACTTCCTGACCAAACAAGTTAAAAACTCTGGAATATCTGTTCACGTTTCGTAAGCTAAAAACTTCTCATTTCATtcattgtagttttgttttacgtTAGGTACGTCttaacttttaaataagaaaaccaaactaatttaattgataataaaatattgctATAACAAAGTCACTACAAGACATcgatataaaaaacaaatcatactttggtatatatgatataaaatatattacttctcTCTTATTggatttattaaaaaatcaagaaaatatatatgcatatgtaaaAAAAAGAGTCGTTTAAAGTACTGGGCTATCGACCTGATGGCTCATACAATGTTAACAGGTTGCTGGGGAGCTTTCGAATTTTCTttgcaaaattatatttcattttaaaacatatgaaTAATAAAAGCTACATGGCCGGcaagttttcaaatttacttttatattcagGTAATTTCAGTAACAAAGATGCACGACTGCAGGGTATTCAAATGGTTTTCGATGCgtcatttttcataaaatttattctgccttacaaaaatgttttccacGATAATAGACGCACGATACAATAGGTGGATGATCCGTAACAGTAAGTAACTTCAGTAAAATAAACTTGTCTACTTTCTTGACCGAAATGTTATGTTAAACTGCATACGATAATATTAAGAAActttttgaaaacatttcgtgTTGAATACGGAGGTGGGTTGAGGTGGTGGGTGGAAAACACATAGTAATCCTGTATACTACACCAGTAAACGGTTCTGCGTGTATAACCAGTATTCAAGTACAGTCAATGAAGCTACGAGAGACTTGTCTTTATTCACTTGATAGCACAGAgacctaaaataatattttttaaatgtgtttgtcCAGGTAGAGAGGCTCGGAAATCACCATTTAGTTGTGTTTACGACTCAGTTTTCAGCCTTATTTCTTTATCCCAGTTAGTTTCAATTCTCTTGTATGTAAGATCTGAAAGTCAGAAATTGTACGCGTTTATTGTCTTTTGTAGTACTGAGTACTTGTATATATAGCAAAGTTACTAAAGCTATCTGGTTCCTTTTCTATATTTAACCTGGCAACCAGAAGGAAGATAACCACTAAGCAGCAGCCTGTCACTAACCATCTACAACAAGAAAttaaccatcactcttataaagcACCATTAGCTTGAAGTTCATGAATATTTTGTGATGTCGTACAGATTCGAACCCGGCTCACCAGCTCTGAAATCCAGAGCTCCACCATTTTGaatttcagcacaaagctactgagggctatctgtgctagctgtccctaatttagcagtgtaagactagaaggaaggcagctagtcatcaccacccaccgccaactcttgggctactcttttaccaacgaatagtgggattgaccgtcacattataacgccccacggctgggagggcgagcatgttttggcgcgactaaagagcagcccaagagttggcggtgggtggtgatgactaggtgccttcctctagtcttacgctgctaaattagggacggctagcacagatagccctcgagtagctttaaagtgaaattcaaaacaaacaaacaaagcaagatTAAATAGTACACAGTAGTTAAAAGTATTTAGGGAATTAGCTTTCAAGTTCCCTTGTTTTAAATTGCTAACAGAGTGTGTATTGACAAAATATTAAAGAGATATATAAAAGTCCAAACTCAATGGTAGACAGATCAAACAGTCCAATCAATATTTAACGATGCATTATACTCCTGCTACAAAAATTGATGATTACGCTTCTTTGATATTTAGTTCTGTATTACTATTCCTGATTAAACTACAAAGATGAAACACGGAGATGTGTTGAAAGAAAATGAAGACACTTACTTTCTGTGTTTTTCCAAATCCTTGTCCATGTGCTCTGCCTGTGCCATCACTGATAAGATTTGTGCCCTTTCTGCCTCTGAAAGGTCACTGAGGTCAACTTCCGGAGCTGCTGGGGTCGTGACTTGAAGCTTTGTCGCCATCTTTGTTTGGTGTGACATAGTTTCCAAAGTTCCAGGTCTGCATGGTGGAAGCTGAGAGCCTTGAGGTGATGACCCACCCATTGGAACAAACCCTGGTCTCACACGTGCTTGTTCTTGACCAACCTGGTCTGTGCCTTGTTCTTGACTTGCCTCGTTTCCCATGTCTagatattattgttaaatgttttgtttgttttttttccgttGTTATAACAACAGCATAGCAACTGTGCACTAATGATTTGGTAACAGCGAGTCTAACTAAACAAACTTAAACCGTTTTATGTAAACAACTTTACTAAAGATTGGGGCATCCTACAGACTGAGAGCTTGAAACACAAGTTAAGGCCAGAGCTTCGTCAACGTGACAGAACAATAAGCCATACTTTCAATTATTAACCGCGCTTATTGCTCAATATTTAAATAACGTTAAGGACATAGTAGTAAATTCAAAGAAACTTTGCGTGGTTTATAGCGACAGGCGAGGACCGTTGTTACTACAGAAGACTTTTCAAATGGCTTTGAAGCTCTGAAGTGAGACAGTGTATCGACCACTGTCTATCAGCAGCGACTGCAGTGATAATGATGAAGCATACCATAGAACTTCTAGGTTTATATACCTGACCACTGTTCTCCATGAACGACGCGAGCAAGTGTCTATATTTTACACTCGTAACAACTCGAATTTatatctttagaataaagaaaaatgcTATTTAACTGTCAGCCACGATAGGGCGTTATTATCTGtggttactttattttaaagggAGCTTTAAGATTTTATGTTGTAGTAAAGTTATATACGGGTCTCAAAATGGGTTGACGTAACAGAACTAGActgatgtaaaataaaaagtaagcGCTTACCACGTTCTAGGAAGTTCAAAAGCGATCGACAGAAAGAATTATAAAACTGCGACTTTCACGAGTACAGCCCCTGTAAAGAGTGTTGTACAACAATACTATGCAGCCCGAGATTCGATTTTCCGTTTCTCTTTCCCCGTCTCTTGGGCCTTGCCGCAGAGCATGACGGCAGTGAACTGCAAACCCACACAGACACTTTCCACTCGCGTGCGGTAGCTACCCACTTGCTTAAAAGGGGTGGGAGTGGCATTTCTCCAGTGTTAGGTTAACAGAAGAATCGTTGAACCTAATTATCAAAGGAAGTCGACGGAATATTCCAGATTatcaaacaacaaacaagaacTGTTTTCATTgttgtcaacattttattttcttacgtTAAATTTTCTTACCCTttggggtgcgagatagcgttccagggggtgcgagataacatttgttttggccatcttcacctttattcttaaataaataattactgtgaggggtgcgagatcatattaaattttttttaggggtgcggggcataaataAGGTTGGGAACCACTAATATAGTTAGTCATGGGAGTCGATAACAGAATTTTTCTCCGAGAACATTTGTTAGAATATTATAATGGTTCACAGGTCTATTAAAACACCGCGGAACATTGTtatttaagtgttgttttttcatattaataaacttaaaacGTGAATGcagtaatttgaaaaatatattcgCCTGTATCATGACACGTATAGTACTTTAAAATTAGTTTGTCCGCGAATATAACAACACTCTTCTTAAAAGAGACTTAACCCTTCGTCTTACAACGCCATCTATTTGTTAGTTATCGTAATGACagtcaaatatattataattgttaaatCGATAACAAATATACCCTGTGTTTCATGAATAGAAAGAgttaattatgtgtgtgtgtgttgtttttcttattgcaaagccacactggactatctgccGAGTACACCAATGGGAATCGAactcccgattttagcgttgtaaatccgtagacttatcgctgtagcAGCGGGGAACAAGAGTTAATTAAGCAAAGTAAACGTTAAATGGTTAGATTAACTATTTAATTAGATGAACATCACAATCAAAAAGGTTATACTAGCATAAGCCCCGAGCGTGGCCAGGTGGTCGAATCCCCGTgacattaaacatgcttgccctatcagccgtggagacgttataagagtaacccaagagttggctgtgggtggtgatggctagctgctcccctcgtcttacactgttaaattagggacagcttgtgtagatagcactcgtgtagttttgtgcaaaatttaaacaaGCTAGCAAATGTTTCTGATTTATCTCCTGCTTAATAActaaaaagtaatattaatattttattcaatgcaattaaatattactttatgaaTGGTTCTAAGCCTACTTGCCCTTCGCACATGTTTTTGAAAGAGTTATTTTACCAGTGTTACAACATTGGGAAGGCGACTTTTCACAGTTAACTATGAACTTTTCGTTTTCTGTTTACGAAAacacaaaaatgaataaatcagCAAATCAATAATTTTGCACGTCGGAGGTGTTAGGATGGGAACAAAATAGGACGggattaattttattaattagtaacaaataaagtaaGGTTTGAAATACAAAGTAGTGTAGAACGCGTTACTAGCTACATTGCTGCCATCTTGTGTTTTAGAATgaattataaaaattgtaaataaaacaaaattaaacagttaataatacagcttCAACAAGTGTTCGTTATTTTTCGACTgaacaaaaaaattactttcttattataaatttaaatctgcttgaataatttattttcacttcCTTAAATCGGgtcccggtatggccaggtggcaaaggcactcgactcgtaatctgagggtcgcgggttcgaatatccgtgacatcaaacatgctcgccctttcagccgttggggatgttatgatgtgatggtcaatcccactattcgttggtaaaaagagtaacccaagagttggcagtgggtggtgataactagctgccttccctctgatcttacactgctaaattagggacggctagcgaattTTTTCCCTCacgcagctttgcgcgaaagtctaaacaaaccaaacgaacTCCTTAACTCTCGTCCACCTTTTTACAAAAGAGGTCACTTACTGACTCATGTATCTTCAGTCTgtgtatgtttataataataattcgtGAACACAGATGAAACAGTTCCTTCTTAATATAAAGCGACTGTCACTCAGAATACAccttaacatttatattttacttacttcATATTGTCTTCtgaaatataacatataaatttggaaatttaaaagaatttattatagaatttgtttgtttttcattttcgcgcaaagttatacgaggactatctacgctagccgtccctaatttagcagtgcaaaactagggGAAAGATAACTAGTCATTACcgctcaccgctaactcttgggctactcttttattaacgaacagTTGGATTAGTCTTTACTTATATAACGCTCCATCTCGATTTAAAGGAAaagtatgtttgttgtgatgaggattcgaacctgtgatctgCCGGTCATGAGTCGAGCGCCATAATCACATTGTCATGCAGTGCCGCTTTTAAAGGGAATTCAGATTTTAGTTAAGATTAATATATTGTAATTGAAAGGGTGTATAACTTGCTACACTCAGACAGATCGTTATAAAGAAACTCAGGTTGGTATCTAtattgaaagatatttttttcaaacaaatctactgcataaagtgaaatgtttgtctgtaaaataaataatacagggTCACATACCTATCATTTCGTATCTGTTccttataaatttctttatttcttgatCAAttagcaccaaacatgagacagtgatacaggatgacatgTGGAAGGTCATGACGAATAGGGATGGTGGGCGGACCCCACCTAATTTCATATCTGACATcgagaaaatattacaaataagccCAACTTAACAAGGTTATACAGATGACATCGAGAAAGCCATAAAGGGACctcatttgtttaatgtttataacattattataaacattgtatatttCTTGTCAGTATTGACACTATCGTATATCTTTATTGCACGTTTACTGTTCATTCTGTTAAGTTAAATAGAAGCACAATTTCCTATCCTTTGTCACAACCGAGTTTTCATTTCACTCCttgttgtgtttgttgtttttgtcacGGCACATCCAACGTTATCCGGCTGTTGAATAATTTTGTCGCATACCAGCTAcaggttttgttatttttaatataatttcagcACTTATAGTATCTGGAGACAAAACAGTTCCAAATAACTGAAGTACATTCAGCAAAGTTTAGACGCGATAAATAAAAGCGTAGCATTAATTATACACGATATTTATGGGAACgtgtgttgaaaaatatcaacataatTACCACATAAAACTGATTATAGAACCTAGAATTCTAGAACTCttgtacagtggtacctcggttctcgaatttaatccgttccagaaggctgttcgaaaaccgaatcaatttttcccaaaagaaatactgaaaattaaattaatccgtcacaaacctccaaaaattacgcattatgaagcattttaagtaaaaatatcgattatttatacttgtataataatacttacatgtcaaccacaaaaaactataaacacaataaagaaacaaaaaatgaaaatcttttttttcacctctattgtggctctaacaacttttatttttagtttgctGCTTTCACTATCCTTCTTTGACctcatggtggcttatttaatcagaatatttagaaaaacaacaaaaaacaaaaagaaaaacgagaacgttcacagcagattttagcggggtgTGTGGattgagcgacaggtgcggggaaattgttttgggcaagcttggcgtgggccgaaaatggtcgaaaaGTCgttcgggttatttcgggggttcaggccacgacagcttggttcgggaaccgagtttatgttcgacaaccgagacatttttttctcaaacagtatgttcgaaaaccgaattggtcgagaagggagtcgttcgagaaccgagataCCACTGTATTGAGAACCGAGATACCACTGTATATGATTCATAAGATAGCCAGTCGTAGTGTGCCAAAGCATCGTTGAACTTATATGGCTTTGAACTGCGTAATCGTATCATCGGTACTTGTCAGATGATTTTGATAGGAAAAGAAACACGCGCACAAAGAATATGATAAAATGCTAGGTACAGCAGtcaatattatatgaaaaatggatgaaaaacagtttgtttattctATCGCCAGTTTCCGAATTTTGTCATTTGTAtcatatacaataaaacataaacgGGTCTCCTATTTTAATTGCTCGCACCAATATACAGTAAAACAGGGACACTTGacgttgcagtttgtactgtcTTAACGTTTTTAAAACGTGCGCaggccatgaatcacgagaagaattatgtagtttataggctacaacacagcatgttatacaaacttcaaaagcaagaaatgacaagagggaatcttcaatagtTTCTGGACTTGAAATTCATTAATCTACGAGACCCTTCCCCCTATCTAGACCTTCCTCATGTCATCCTGTACCACTGTGTCAACTTTGATAGTGTTTGATCATGAAATGTGAAAACGTATAAGGAACAGATACACAGACATATTGGcctttatttatatagattagatGGAGTTTCAACCCCCTCATGACCTTTttcatgtcatcctgtatcactgtgtcaCGTTGTGCTGATTTATTCGTATTTTCAAAATTGGGTGAGGTGTCGCACCCT
This sequence is a window from Tachypleus tridentatus isolate NWPU-2018 chromosome 5, ASM421037v1, whole genome shotgun sequence. Protein-coding genes within it:
- the LOC143250375 gene encoding uncharacterized protein LOC143250375, which codes for MGNEASQEQGTDQVGQEQARVRPGFVPMGGSSPQGSQLPPCRPGTLETMSHQTKMATKLQVTTPAAPEVDLSDLSEAERAQILSVMAQAEHMDKDLEKHRKKVQQTRQETTPGTTSAPPPVQAQQQQLCPQCHVTVLTAETMSQCADCKIAACRKCGTSLAEADGRGDPGDVSEVGFVHYFTSGEI